Part of the Virgibacillus necropolis genome, GGACGTAAAATTATCGTTGACACATATGGTGGATATGCTCGCCATGGTGGAGGAGCGTTTAGTGGGAAAGATTCTACGAAAGTGGATCGTTCTGCGGCATATGCTGCAAGATATGTAGCAAAAAACATTGTAGCTGCTGACCTAGCTAAAACGTGTGAAGTACAATTAGCGTATGCAATTGGGGTAGCGGAACCAGTTTCTATTGCTATCAATACATTTGGAACTGGAAAAGTAAGTGAAGATGACTTGGTTCAAGCAGTAAGAAAGTTATTTGATCTAAGACCAGCAGGTATAATTCGGATGCTTGATTTACAAAAGCCTATCTTTAGAAATACATCAGCATATGGGCACTTTGGTCGAACAGATATCTTATTCCCTTGGGAAAAAACAGATAAAGTAGAGGAATTAAAAGCTCTTACAAAATAGTTAATAAACATAAACGTCACGACTTTCCAATATTGGTTTCGTGACGTTTTTTCGACCTCTACAAATCAGATTCCTCTTGTATAAATCTATTTCGCATTTCAGGAGAAGGGATCATACAACTATCTTTTTTTCCAAACCATTTATATCTATTCTTAGCAAGCACTTCATAAAAAAAATCTCTTATGGGTTTTGGAATAATAATAAAGAAGTAAACCATTTTCCAAGTCCCTTTTAACTTCTTGCAGACACGAAGAGCAGCTGTTGACTTATAATAACATTTACGATTATCTACTAGTATGAAACTATCAATATCACTTGGGATGTGATGTTCTCTTGCAATCATTTTACCAATATTACTTTGTAACGAGGCAAATTTATAATGGCCTTTTGGATCTCTTTTGATAATGAATTGAACGCTCCAGTCACAGAAGTTACACACTCCATCAAATAATACAATTTTATTCATTCAAATCTCACCTCTGAGTTATTTGTGCTTATTATTCTTACAAAGATGTATTATGTTTATAGTACTGTCCTTTTTCAACATATGTTTTTCTAACACGTTCCATTTCTTGATAGTCTTCATCTGTAAGCTCTCGTACAACCTTTGCAGGTCTTCCTAATGCTAGTGTGTGTGGCGGGATTTTTTTACCTGGTGGTACAAGACTACCTGCTCCTAAGAATGCATGCTCACCAATTTCAGCTCCATCTAATATAAGTGACCCCATTCCGATTAGTGCATGGTTGCGAATGATTCCGGAATGGAGTGTAACTTGATGCCCGATTGTCACGTCGTCCTCCACAATAACAGGATTGTTTGGGCTTTGATGAACCATTGATAAATCCTGTATACTTACTCTGTTTCCAATTTTCGTTGGCGCGACATCGCCCCGAATTACCGTTTTAAACCAAATGCTTGATTCTTCGCCAATCGTAACATCACCAGTAATTACCGCATCTTTTGCTATAAAAGCAGTATCATGAATAATAGGTGCTATATTTTTATAGTGGTGTATCATTTGTATCCTCCTAAAAGTTTGGTGTATAAGTAGTATAACAAAAAATTTAAAAGAAAAAGGAGGAAGTGTCTTGTCGTATCGTGTGCCGAAATCGTCACTATCATTAATGAGAAAGGTATATATGAAAATTTTCCCGCAGGTTCGTACAGAATTGGAATATTGGAAAGGCCGTGCAGGGAAAATTCCGAACAAAGAACTACGTAATCAAGCACTTGCAAGCATTTCTTCCAAACGGTTTCATTGTCAGGGCGGGGGAGTATATGCCATTCTCGCAAAAGAGAATTGGAAAGAGGCTATACAATTTATTGTAGCTTACCAAACAATTAGTGATTATTTAGATAACCTTTGTGATCGAAGTACATCTCTTGATCCAGCTGATTTTCGGTTGTTACATCAATCGATGCTCGATGCGTTAACGCCACAGGTTTCGGTTAAAAATTATTATGAATTACGTAAAGATCAGCATGATGGTGGTTATTTAAACGATTTAGTTAAAACATGTCAAAAGACACTAGCTAATAGGGAAGGGTATGAAACTATTCAGGACTTGTTACTGAAATTTTGTAGTCTATACGGGGACTTGCAAGTTCACAAACATGTTAACCATGATGAAAGAATACCGCGACTTACTTCATGGTTTGATGAAAATAAAGGAGACTTGCCACAATTAAGGTGGTACGAATTTTCAGCGGCAGCTGGCTCAACTTTGGGTGTTTTTTGTTTAGTTTCCTATACACTTGGTGAAAAAATATCACCTGAACTAGCGTCAGTTATTTATCATGGCTATTTTCCATATATGCAAGGTCTACATATTTTGTTGGATTATTATATTGATCAAAAAGAAGATAAAATGGAAGCAGATTTAAACTTTTGCGCTTATTATGAAAGTCGAACAGATCTAGAAAAACGATTGCAATCGTTTATTGAAAAGACGCATAGCCATGTCCAACATTTACCAGATCGACATTTTCATGAAATGGTTCAGCAGGGGTTAGTAGGGTTATATTTAGGTGATAAAAAAGTAAGTGATTTGAACGGTGGAACTAATATGAGGAAACTGTTACTTGATGCTAGTGGCGGACAAGCAAGGTTTTTCTACTGGAATACAAGGCTTTATTACAAACTTACTGGAAAATGAACAACCTGAACAAAACTGTTCAGGTTGTTGACCAAACTATAAAACTTTACTCAAAAATGCTTGTGTACGTTCATGTTGTGGGTTACTAAACAGTTCTTCTGGAACGTTTTGCTCAACAATAAATCCTTCATCAATGTACAAAACACGGTCACAAACCTCGCGAGCAAATCCCATTTCATGTGTCACGACGACCATTGTCATTCCTTCATTGGCTAGCTGTTTCATAACCGCTAGCACGTCTCCAACCATCTCAGGATCAAGAGCTGATGTTGGTTCATCAAACAACATGATCTTGGGATCCATCGCTAGGGCACGTGCAATTGCGACACGTTGCTTTTGTCCACCTGATAAAGAACCAGGGTAGCTGCCAGCCTTGTCATTTAAACCAACTTTGGTCAATAATTCTTCAGCTTTTTTAGTTGCTTCTTCTTTTGAAGTCCCGCGTGTTTTCATTGGCGCAAGAATAATATTTTCCATCACCGTTTTATGTGGGAATAGATTAAACTGTTGAAACACCATTCCAACTTCTTGACGAACCGTATTGATATTAACACTTTTGTCCGTGATATCCTGACCATCAACTATTACCTGTCCACCTGTAATTTTCTCGAGTCGATTTAAACAACGAAGAAAGGTGCTTTTCCCAGATCCAGACGCCCCGATAACGCAAATAACTTCTTTTTCTTCAATGGAAACACTAATATCTTTCAACACTTCAAGTTTGCCAAAGGACTTTTTTAAGTTTTTTACATCAATCATTGTCATCGTAGTTTATATCTCCTTTCAAGAAAACTAGAGAGTAAGGATAATAAATATATAATAATGAAATACATGACTCCAACCGCTAGCCATATATTGAAGGCTTCAAATGTTCGAGCGATTTCAACCTGCCCTTTTTGAGTTAAATCGGCAATCCCAATAACGGAAAGAAGAGAGGTATCTTTAAAGCTTATAATTGCCTGGTTTGTAAAAGTTGGAAGCATGCGTCTAAATGCTTGAGGTAATATGATATGGCGCATGTTCTGTGAACTTGTTAAACCAAGTGAACGAGCGGCTTCTGTCTGTCCTTTGTCCATAGACTGAATACCAGCACGGATGATTTCCGCAAAGTATGCACCTGCATTGATTGCGACTGTAATAATACCTGCAGTTGTACGATCCATTGATATGAATTCAAGCGAGTTTAGACCATAATAGAAAAAGAATAATTGTACTAATATAGGTGTTCCACGAATTGCGTCGATAAATATCTTAGCAATCCAGTTAAGAACTTTCCAAGGAGATAAGCGCATTAATGCCATGATTAGACCAATTATAAACCCTAGGATAATTGCTACTAAAAATATGTAGATAGTTACTTTTAATCCTTCCAATAAATATGGAAAAGACTCAATGATAACATCCATTTATTCAGCCCCTTTCATTAAAATGGACGCGCTTTAAAAGCACGCCCTGATAAAGTGAAACTTTATTCAGTGAGCTTCCTCCACTGAATATTAGTAGAACCAATCGGACTTGTACGGGCAGTTACCCGACTATAACTCACGAGCCTTACTTAATTTTTACTGCCCGTCAAACTGCGATAAGATTTTTATTGTTCTCCAAGATACGTATTTAAGATTTCATCATACTTGCCGCTTTCCTTTAATGAAGCTAATCCATCATTTATTTTTTTGAGAAGTTCATCGTTTTCCCCTTTAAGAACAGCAATACCATAATTGTCTCCATTCAAGCGGTCTCCAACAACCTGTAATTTAAGATCACTTTCAGCTATCGCATAAGAGATTACGGGATAATCTTCAATAAGTGCGTCAGCAGTTCCATTTCCAACTTCTTGGAACATAGATGTACTATCGTTTACCTGAACAATTTCATATCCATATTTATCTTTGTTTTCTTGTGCAAAGGTGGCACCAGTTGTTCCTTTTTTAACCGCTACAGTTTTGCCTTTTAAATCTTCAAGGCTAGTAATCTCAGAATTACCGTCTGCAACAACTAATGATAATCCTGCTTCAAAGTATGGATCAGAGAAATCAACTTTTTCTTTACGTTCGTCTGTAATACTCATACCAGCAATCGCAATATCTAGTTCCCCTGCTTGCATTGCTGGAATAATACCACTAAAGTCCATTGCCTCTAATTGGATTTCGAAGCCTTGATCTTCTGCAATTGCTCTGATTAAATCAACGTCAATTCCTTTGTATTCGTCACCTTCTTGAAATTCAAATGGTGGATAAGTCGTATCGATACCTACTTTATATACTTTTCCATCCCCTTCTTCGCCGGATGCATTGCCTTCATCTGAGCCACTAGACCCACATGCTGCTAATAAAACCATTAACGCGAATAAAAAACTAAATAAACAAATCTTCTTCATTGAACTGCCCCCTTGATTGATTTAGAAACCCGATCCTATGTGTATTCTATAAAAGGGCATCGTGCATGTCAAGAAAAATCAAAATATTAAAACGAGTTTCAGACTTTTAAAAGTAGTTCGTGTTGCAGGTTATTACAGCAAAATTCGACAAACAAAAAGTCCTACTGATTTCTTTACCAGTAGGACAGATTAACTATTAGTTAGTTCTCTTTTCAATCGCAATAATAAATGGTGGGGTATTTTTTTGGTTGATAAATCCATAATAGAGGACACTATGTAGCTTTTGATCCAATTGATGGACGTATTCCATGATATTCCGCTTCTCTAATTCCCCGCCCTCATGTCCATGATAAACGACCAAAACAACTACCCCATTTTCTTTTAAATGCGTTAAAATTCCTTCAATCGCAAGAATAGTCGTTTCACTTTTTGTGACGATGCCTTTATCGCTTCCAGGAAGGTAACCAAGATTGAAGATAGCCCCGCCAAGTGATGTTAATTGGTCAACGGACAAATGATGGATTGCATTGCTGTGACTATCTTTAATAATGGTTGCGTTCTTAATCTTTTGTGAAGCAAGCAATTCCCGTGTGTTAAGGATTGCCTGTTCTTGAATGTCAAAACCGTATACATGACCCCCTTCACCAACTACTTTACTCAAAAAAACGGTATCATGACCATTTCCGCATGTAGCATCGATTACGGTTTCACCTTTATTTACTGCTTCTTCTATTAAATGATGAGAAAATTGAAGAATTCCTTTCATTATATGCATACACCCTAACCACCTTTAGTGTATATAATTTTAGCATGAATGGAATTATAATAGAAAGAAACAGGTTATAGGCTTGACAATGACACACCAATTCATTAGAATTCAATATACATATCATAATAACGATGCGAAGGAATAGTAATAAATTCTTCAGGTGTAGCGAGACAGTGGTTGGTGAAAACTGTTCCTGGATATTTATGAACTCACCTTTAATGTTGCAGGAATGAAGTGAAGTAATTTTTGCCGTGAATCCACGTTAGGGATACAAAGAGAACGTGCGATTTACGTTAATTTGGGTGGTACCGCGGGAGATAACAGCTTCTCGTCCCTTTATTGGGATGAGTGGCTTTTTTTAATTGTAAAAGAGATCTTTTAAAAGAAGGAGGAAGAAAAATGAGTTTTGATCATCAGGAAATTGAAAAAAGGTGGCAATCGTATTGGTTAGAAAATAAAACGTTTAAAACCAATACCTATTCCGAAAAAGATAAGGCTTATGTATTAGATATGTTTCCATATCCGTCAGGTGCGGGATTACATGTTGGACATCCAGAAGGCTATACCGCGACAGATATATTTTCTCGAATGAAGCGCATGCAAGGGTATGAGGTATTGCACCCAATGGGCTGGGATGCCTTTGGTTTACCTGCAGAACAATATGCACTTGATACAGGGAATAGTCCTGCTGAGTTTACATTGAAAAATATCGAAACGTTTAAACGTCAGATTCAAGAACTTGGCTTTTCCTATGATTGGGATCGCGAAATTAAGACAACAGATCCGAACTATTATAAATGGACACAATGGATTTTTACCAAGCTATACGAAAAGGGACTTGCCTATGTTGATGAAGTAGCAGTTAATTGGTGTCCGGCCCTTGGTACTGTACTTGCGAACGAGGAAGTTATTGATGGTAAAAGTGAACGCGGTGGGCATCCTGTTGTACGCAAACCAATGAAACAATGGATGTTGAAGATTACGGCTTACGCTGATCGTCTACTAGAAGATCTAGAAGGATTGGAATGGCCAGAAAGTCTAAAGGAAATGCAACGTAACTGGATTGGCCGGTCTGAAGGTGCACAAGTACAGTTTTCTATTGATGGACATGATGCGGAATTTACTGTATTTACTACGAGACCTGATACACTATTCGGTGCGACCTATGCAGTACTAGCACCCGAACATCCTTTAGTCAACAAAATTACAACAATTTCACAAAAAGAAGCAGTGGAAGCATATTTGAATAAGGTACAAACAAAATCTGATTTGGACCGGACAGATCTTGCAAAAGAAAAAACTGGTGTATTCACAGGTGCCTATGCAATTAATCCAGTAAATAATGAAAAAATGCCAATTTGGGTAGCGGATTATGTTCTCATGAGTTATGGAACAGGTGCAATTATGGCGGTCCCAGCGCACGATGAACGAGATTTTGAATTTGCCAGTAAATTTGAATTGCCAATAGTTGAGGTAGTTTCAGGTGGAAATGTTACCAAGGAAGCTTTTACTGGAGAAGGTGAACATGTTAATTCTGGTTTTTTGAATGGTTTGGGTAAGGATGAAGCTATATCGAAAATGATTGAATGGCTTGTAGCAAAAGGAAAAGGCCAAAAGGAAATTACGTATCGCTTGCGTGACTGGTTGTTTGCTAGACAGCGTTATTGGGGTGAACCAATTCCAATTATCCACTGGGAAGATGGTACGATGACAGCTGTACCTGAAGAAGACCTACCATTAGAGCTTCCTAAGCTAACCGAAATAAAACCATCTGGAACAGGCGAATCGCCACTCGCCAATACTGATTGGGTAAATGTTATCGACCCTAAAACAGGAATGAAAGGACGCCGCGAAACGAATACGATGCCACAATGGGCTGGCAGCTGTTGGTATTTCCTACGCTTCATTGATCCAGATAACTCTGAACAACTTGCGGATCCAGAAGCATTAAAAAAGTGGTTGCCAGTGGATACGTATATTGGTGGGGCTGAACATGCTGTACTTCATCTATTATATGCACGTTTTTGGCACAAATTTTTATATGATATCAATGTAGTTCCAACAAAAGAACCGTTCATGAGACTGTTTAATCAAGGGATGATCCTTGGCGCGGGTAATGAAAAAATGAGTAAATCAAAAGGAAATGTCGTTAATCCGGATGATATTGTTGCTTCGCATGGTGCTGATACATTGCGTTTATATGAAATGTTTATGGGACCTCTAGATGCTGCAATTGCTTGGTCAACAAATGGTTTAGACGGAGCGAGAAGATTTCTTGACCGTGTATGGCGAATGGCGATTAATGAGGATGGTTCTCTTTCTGATAAAATCACAGAGGGTGTACAAGATTCACCCTTAACCAAGGTATATCATCAAACCGTAAAAAAGGTAACGGAAGACTTTGAAAACCTGCATTTTAATACAGGTATTTCGCAAATGATGGTATTTATTAATGAGGGATATAAAGCAGACCAGCTTCCAAAGGATTATATAGAAGGGTTTGTTAAATTGCTTTCACCAGTAGCTCCACATATTGCAGAAGAATTGTGGAGTAGACTAGGACATCAGGAAACCATTAGTTATCAGCCATGGCCTAGCTACGATGAGTCTAAGCTAATAGAGGATGAAGTCGAAATTGCGCTACAAGTAATGGGCAAGGTTAGATCTAAGATAAATGTGGCACGAGACATTTCTAAAGATGACCTCGAAAAAGTAGCACTTGACGATGATAAAATGCAGGAATGGTTAGAAGGGAAAACGATACGAAAAGTAATTGTTGTTCCGGGAAAACTGGTTAATGTTGTAGCAAATTAAAATGGATGGGATCTCTAACATAGAGGTCCCTTCTTATTGAATTTAAATCAATACTTTCGGTAGAGTCTAAGTCAAAAGAAGTCCCCTCATACGTTAAGTATGAGGGACTATGTGATTTATTGGTCTGAAGGCACCCATTCTGTAGTTAGAATAATCCATTTTCCTTTTTCGTAATACCAAAGTGTCTCTATTGTACCTAATTGATCGGCATGATAGGCACCACTTATTTGCTGATAGCTTTTTAAGCCATAACCTTTACTTTTACTGATTAATACTGGTTCATAAAATGCAATTGGATCAATCATCAAGGTAGTAGGTTTTAGTAAATCACCATTTTCACTGTATAGACCAAGACGTATATAATCTTCTGAGCGATCTTTCACATTGATAGATATTTCCTTGCTTCTAGGTGTAAGGGATAAAACTGCCTTAAAGTTATCCATAAACTTTCCCTTAACATACCGCTGTGTTGGTAGTGGGATTTCTTTAAGCTTTCCATTTTTTAATGTGTTGAGTTGGTAATTATATAGACCACCGCTACCACCAGTTGGACTTTGATAATATATATCCGTTATTTTGTCGTGGTTTAAATCATAGAACTGAAGGGTTGGCTCATAACCTCCCTCGTACTGTATTTTCCATTCTTTCGAGTGTGAATCCTTAATGACTGCCCATATTTTCTGGTAATAGGCGGAATCATTACTAAACGGAATTGCTTTTAAAAGGATGGTGTCTGTTTGACCATCACCAGTAACATCTTCTTTATACGTATGGATCGTTATGGAGTTTGGGATTTTCGAATTTACAGTTGCTTGAAGGGAAATTGGGAATAATAAAGTGAGAAATAGTAAAAAAGCGATAGAAATAGTGGTATACTTCATTTTTCATTCTCCTGTCTAGGGTTTAATTTTGAGTAAATATAGGTATATAATGTGCCACATGTTTGCAACGTATACACTAAATTAGTATGATAAAGTTATACAAATGTTTTAAGAGAGGCTGATAAAAAGTGGAACATATTCAAGAGTTTACTTCTGAAGAATTACAAAGTTTATTAGGGAAAGAAAATAGCATTGAAATTATTGATGTTAGGGAGGACGAAGAGGTAGCACAAGGCATGATTGAAGATGCTAAGCATATTCCATTACAGGAAATTCCTAATAGTATGGAGAATTTAAGCAAAGACAAACACTATGTTCTTGTTTGCCGCTCTGGTGCTAGAAGTATGCGAGCTGCAACTTATCTTGAAGAACATGGCTATAAGGTTGCTAATCTTGCAGGCGGGATGTTGGATTGGGATGGTGAAATCGTTTTTTAACGAAAACGAAAAAGATTACTAAAAGGTTATTGACTTTTTAATAGAATAGCTGTAATATATATTTTGCTGCTAAAAAAACAGCGGTTAACAACTAAGAACTTACCAATATTAAACATTGACAGTTTAATGGAGGAAATGCTATAATTCTTATATTGTCGATGTAAGTTGACAGACAAAATTCGATCCTTGAAAACTGAACAAAACAACCAAGTATGTAAGTAACGAAACAAAGCTAAGACAATTGATAGAATCGATTGGTGTCGATTCTATTCAAACTTTTTTGGAGAGTTTGATCTTGGCTCAGGACGAACGCTGGCGGCGTGCCTAATACATGCAAGTCGAGCGCGGGAAGCAAGCGATCACCCTTCGGGGTGTGAGCTTGTGGAACGAGCGGCGGACGGGTGAGTAACACGTGGGCAACCTACCTGTAAGATTGGGATAACCCCGGGAAACCGGAGCTAATACCGAATAATACTTTTTATCACATGGTAGAAAGTTGAAAGGCGGCTTTTGCTGTCACTTACAGATGGGCCCGCGTCGCATTAGCTAGTTGGTGGGGTAATGGCCTACCAAGGCGACGATGCGTAGCCGACCTGAGAGGGTGATCGGCCACACTGGGACTGAGACACGGCCCAGACTCCTACGGGAGGCAGCAGTAGGGAATCTTCCGCAATGGACGAAAGTCTGACGGAGCAA contains:
- a CDS encoding thiol-disulfide oxidoreductase DCC family protein — encoded protein: MNKIVLFDGVCNFCDWSVQFIIKRDPKGHYKFASLQSNIGKMIAREHHIPSDIDSFILVDNRKCYYKSTAALRVCKKLKGTWKMVYFFIIIPKPIRDFFYEVLAKNRYKWFGKKDSCMIPSPEMRNRFIQEESDL
- a CDS encoding gamma carbonic anhydrase, encoding MIHHYKNIAPIIHDTAFIAKDAVITGDVTIGEESSIWFKTVIRGDVAPTKIGNRVSIQDLSMVHQSPNNPVIVEDDVTIGHQVTLHSGIIRNHALIGMGSLILDGAEIGEHAFLGAGSLVPPGKKIPPHTLALGRPAKVVRELTDEDYQEMERVRKTYVEKGQYYKHNTSL
- a CDS encoding tetraprenyl-beta-curcumene synthase family protein, which gives rise to MSYRVPKSSLSLMRKVYMKIFPQVRTELEYWKGRAGKIPNKELRNQALASISSKRFHCQGGGVYAILAKENWKEAIQFIVAYQTISDYLDNLCDRSTSLDPADFRLLHQSMLDALTPQVSVKNYYELRKDQHDGGYLNDLVKTCQKTLANREGYETIQDLLLKFCSLYGDLQVHKHVNHDERIPRLTSWFDENKGDLPQLRWYEFSAAAGSTLGVFCLVSYTLGEKISPELASVIYHGYFPYMQGLHILLDYYIDQKEDKMEADLNFCAYYESRTDLEKRLQSFIEKTHSHVQHLPDRHFHEMVQQGLVGLYLGDKKVSDLNGGTNMRKLLLDASGGQARFFYWNTRLYYKLTGK
- a CDS encoding amino acid ABC transporter ATP-binding protein, yielding MTMIDVKNLKKSFGKLEVLKDISVSIEEKEVICVIGASGSGKSTFLRCLNRLEKITGGQVIVDGQDITDKSVNINTVRQEVGMVFQQFNLFPHKTVMENIILAPMKTRGTSKEEATKKAEELLTKVGLNDKAGSYPGSLSGGQKQRVAIARALAMDPKIMLFDEPTSALDPEMVGDVLAVMKQLANEGMTMVVVTHEMGFAREVCDRVLYIDEGFIVEQNVPEELFSNPQHERTQAFLSKVL
- a CDS encoding amino acid ABC transporter permease, yielding MDVIIESFPYLLEGLKVTIYIFLVAIILGFIIGLIMALMRLSPWKVLNWIAKIFIDAIRGTPILVQLFFFYYGLNSLEFISMDRTTAGIITVAINAGAYFAEIIRAGIQSMDKGQTEAARSLGLTSSQNMRHIILPQAFRRMLPTFTNQAIISFKDTSLLSVIGIADLTQKGQVEIARTFEAFNIWLAVGVMYFIIIYLLSLLSSFLERRYKLR
- a CDS encoding transporter substrate-binding domain-containing protein gives rise to the protein MKKICLFSFLFALMVLLAACGSSGSDEGNASGEEGDGKVYKVGIDTTYPPFEFQEGDEYKGIDVDLIRAIAEDQGFEIQLEAMDFSGIIPAMQAGELDIAIAGMSITDERKEKVDFSDPYFEAGLSLVVADGNSEITSLEDLKGKTVAVKKGTTGATFAQENKDKYGYEIVQVNDSTSMFQEVGNGTADALIEDYPVISYAIAESDLKLQVVGDRLNGDNYGIAVLKGENDELLKKINDGLASLKESGKYDEILNTYLGEQ
- a CDS encoding class I SAM-dependent methyltransferase, yielding MHIMKGILQFSHHLIEEAVNKGETVIDATCGNGHDTVFLSKVVGEGGHVYGFDIQEQAILNTRELLASQKIKNATIIKDSHSNAIHHLSVDQLTSLGGAIFNLGYLPGSDKGIVTKSETTILAIEGILTHLKENGVVVLVVYHGHEGGELEKRNIMEYVHQLDQKLHSVLYYGFINQKNTPPFIIAIEKRTN
- the leuS gene encoding leucine--tRNA ligase; the protein is MSFDHQEIEKRWQSYWLENKTFKTNTYSEKDKAYVLDMFPYPSGAGLHVGHPEGYTATDIFSRMKRMQGYEVLHPMGWDAFGLPAEQYALDTGNSPAEFTLKNIETFKRQIQELGFSYDWDREIKTTDPNYYKWTQWIFTKLYEKGLAYVDEVAVNWCPALGTVLANEEVIDGKSERGGHPVVRKPMKQWMLKITAYADRLLEDLEGLEWPESLKEMQRNWIGRSEGAQVQFSIDGHDAEFTVFTTRPDTLFGATYAVLAPEHPLVNKITTISQKEAVEAYLNKVQTKSDLDRTDLAKEKTGVFTGAYAINPVNNEKMPIWVADYVLMSYGTGAIMAVPAHDERDFEFASKFELPIVEVVSGGNVTKEAFTGEGEHVNSGFLNGLGKDEAISKMIEWLVAKGKGQKEITYRLRDWLFARQRYWGEPIPIIHWEDGTMTAVPEEDLPLELPKLTEIKPSGTGESPLANTDWVNVIDPKTGMKGRRETNTMPQWAGSCWYFLRFIDPDNSEQLADPEALKKWLPVDTYIGGAEHAVLHLLYARFWHKFLYDINVVPTKEPFMRLFNQGMILGAGNEKMSKSKGNVVNPDDIVASHGADTLRLYEMFMGPLDAAIAWSTNGLDGARRFLDRVWRMAINEDGSLSDKITEGVQDSPLTKVYHQTVKKVTEDFENLHFNTGISQMMVFINEGYKADQLPKDYIEGFVKLLSPVAPHIAEELWSRLGHQETISYQPWPSYDESKLIEDEVEIALQVMGKVRSKINVARDISKDDLEKVALDDDKMQEWLEGKTIRKVIVVPGKLVNVVAN
- a CDS encoding rhodanese-like domain-containing protein, yielding MEHIQEFTSEELQSLLGKENSIEIIDVREDEEVAQGMIEDAKHIPLQEIPNSMENLSKDKHYVLVCRSGARSMRAATYLEEHGYKVANLAGGMLDWDGEIVF